From a region of the Merismopedia glauca CCAP 1448/3 genome:
- the hisF gene encoding imidazole glycerol phosphate synthase subunit HisF: protein MLAKRILPCLDVNAGRVVKGVNFVNLRDAGDPVELAQIYNDAGDDELVFLDITATHEQRDTIIDVVYRTAEQVFIPLTVGGGIQSLEHIKNLLRAGADKVSINSSAVRDPDFINRASDRFGNQCIVVAIDARRRLDPSNPGWDVYVRGGRENTGIDALEWAKIAQARGAGELLVTSMDGDGTQAGYDLQLTRAIAEAVEIPVIASGGAGNCEHIHQALTEGKAEAALLASLLHYGQLTVGQIKTYLTEQNCLVRKD from the coding sequence ATGCTAGCCAAACGAATTTTACCCTGTTTAGATGTCAACGCCGGAAGAGTAGTCAAAGGCGTGAATTTTGTTAATTTACGAGATGCGGGAGATCCAGTAGAGCTAGCCCAGATTTATAATGATGCAGGGGATGATGAACTAGTTTTTCTAGATATTACGGCTACGCACGAACAACGAGACACCATCATTGATGTAGTCTACCGTACTGCTGAACAAGTATTTATTCCCCTAACTGTGGGTGGGGGAATCCAATCCTTAGAACATATTAAAAATTTGTTAAGAGCCGGAGCCGATAAAGTTAGTATTAACTCCAGCGCTGTCAGAGATCCAGACTTTATTAACAGAGCTAGCGATCGCTTTGGCAACCAGTGTATTGTAGTTGCAATAGATGCCCGTCGTCGCCTCGATCCTAGCAATCCTGGTTGGGATGTTTACGTCAGAGGTGGTAGAGAAAATACGGGAATTGATGCTCTAGAGTGGGCAAAAATAGCACAAGCTAGAGGTGCTGGAGAATTATTAGTAACCAGTATGGATGGGGATGGCACCCAGGCTGGATATGACTTACAATTGACAAGGGCGATCGCCGAAGCAGTAGAAATCCCAGTAATTGCATCAGGTGGTGCTGGTAATTGCGAACACATCCATCAGGCGCTAACTGAGGGAAAAGCTGAAGCGGCTTTACTAGCTTCATTGTTGCATTACGGGCAACTAACTGTAGGGCAAATAAAAACCTACTTGACTGAGCAAAATTGCCTAGTTCGGAAAGATTAA